From Anopheles darlingi chromosome 2, idAnoDarlMG_H_01, whole genome shotgun sequence, the proteins below share one genomic window:
- the LOC125952282 gene encoding uncharacterized protein LOC125952282 — translation MERTKRDSQRLLELFFGDEVELFTENIFDQRTLLVRQQRNVHCFRLENETNQSSWKLLWSRENFLDSGARQRLLITNSGWLLIRTSNGMKFYRLEGQDLTPKYYTTDARYRSMYGWDKQETVVLMGHFYADRERIGVLSRNKRGEVRFEQMVESVVLDGGIQPLWTLSESHVTVPAAWKQSSTHLSLAKLDNSGQLVIVERAAPGLINVHKFNENLKLQTIAHSEGVAYSGPDKEIIAFGNIFSNGDGMDLIHLSSAGLTLFQRTGTSFQVVLQDYPLSSSMSGWEMKHWRTAVLMDVDGDGSDELWISGPQGIVGFRLSDVGVQNMADVFEYPDDVRYARTMALLLDGLNPPILLSASGRSLNSFRLKASTANQTQISEPSKEGVNTDEMESSDLLFTIKPHTGPKVQLSLAEQLDTSMLADPINPFLGNLNFALPLLKVGELFSLPTMKYVFYQETDSDGPMGRGWSLPADCVFIDRRNSIFLEDHRYYLLRSGSVTMLTPRESNAITFDLAGSPDTSVTFNRTLNQWVIVNEQKDVFTYGTHGTSQFIKMDIGSENWPFPLDAKKYSDHKDTHMPSVWYLVHHSDRMGDQWLQYSYIKESGEEDLLLCTITTSSGGLLQLSYTELFSKIMFTNFSITTPNYSQSVDLSYVQTDDQIRLRSISQLGKAVMQFTYRGVAGAMNTPKRADEPLRNIHRPKGRLWSQLSTCV, via the exons ATGGAACGTACGAAGCGAGATTCGCAGAGGCTGTTGGAGCTGTTTTTTGGCGATGAAGTAGAACTGTTCACTGAGAACATATTTGATCAACGTACGCTTCTTGTGCGCCAACAACGAAATGTGCACTGTTTCCGgctggaaaatgaaaccaatcaGTCATCCTGGAAGCTTTTGTGGTCTCGGGAGAACTTCCTGGACAGCGGGGCAAGGCAAAGATTGTTGATCACCAATTCCGGTTGGCTGTTAATCCGAACTAgcaatggaatgaaattcTACCGCTTGGAAGGGCAAGATTTGACACCGAAATATTATACTACGGATGCGCGGTACCGTTCGATGTACGGATGGGATAAGCAGGAAACCGTGGTGCTGATGGGACACTTCTATGCCGATCGGGAACGAATTGGAGTGCTTAGCCGTAACAAACGTGGTGAAGTGCGGTTTGAGCAGATGGTCGAAAGTGTGGTACTGGATGGTGGCATTCAACCACTATGGACATTGAGCGAATCGCATGTGACCGTTCCCGCCGCATGGAAGCAGTCATCAACGCACCTATCATTGGCGAAGCTTGATAACAGCGGGCAGTTGGTTATCGTAGAACGTGCCGCTCCAGGGCTGATTAACGTACACAAGTTCAACGAAAACCTGAAACTTCAAACGATCGCCCACTCGGAGGGAGTAGCTTACAGCGGGCCAGATAAGGAGATCATTGCATTTGGCAATATCTTTAGTAACGGTGATGGCATGGATTTAATACATCTAAGTTCTGCAGGGCTGACGCTTTTCCAACGCACGGGAACTTCCTTTCAAGTCGTGCTCCAAGATTATCCGCTAAGTAGTTCAATGTCCGGTTGGGAGATGAAACATTGGCGCACAGCTGTTTTAATGGAcgtggatggtgatggtagcgaCGAACTTTGGATATCCGGTCCGCAGGGCATCGTAGGGTTTCGATTATCGGATGTTGGTGTTCAAAATATGGCCGATGTCTTCGAATACCCGGATGATGTACGGTATGCGCGTACGATGGCTTTGCTTCTAGATGGTTTAAATCCACCAATATTACTGTCAGCCTCAGGAAGATCACTCAACTCGTTTCGACTTAAAGCTTCAACTGCTAACCAAACGCAAATCTCCGAACCTAGCAAGGAAGGAGTAAACACGGATGAAATGGAATCTTCGGATTTACTGTTTACCATTAAACCTCATACCGGTCCGAAGGTGCAGCTTTCCCTAGCAGAACAGCTTGACACGTCGATGCTGGCTGATCCGATTAATCCTTTTCTTGGGAATCTCAACTTTGCGCTGCCTCTGCTTAAAGTTGGCGAACTTTTCAGCCTTCCAACGATGAAGTATGTCTTCTATCAGGAAACGGATAGTGACGGTCCGATGGGGCGAGGTTGGTCCCTGCCGGCGGATTGCGTATTTATCGATCGTCGTAATAGCATCTTCTTAGAAGACCATCGGTACTATCTACTAAGGAGCGGTTCGGTGACGATGCTCACGCCAAGGGAAAGCAACGCGATAACCTTCGATCTAGCAGGTAGCCCTGATACGAGCGTCACTTTCAATCGCACCTTGAACCAATGGGTGATCGTAAACGAGCAGAAGGACGTGTTCACCTACGGTACCCACGGTACAAGTCAGTTCATCAAGATGGATATCGGATCGGAGAATTGGCCTTTTCCGTTGGATGCAAAGAAGTATAGCGACCATAAGGATACACATATGCCATCCGTATGGTATCTAGTCCATCACAGCGATCGCATGGGTGATCAGTGGCTACAATACTCATACATCAAGGAATCTGGTGAAGAAGATTTGCTACTATGCACGATAACTACGAGCAGTGGAGGATTGCTTCAGCTATCTTACACGGAGCTTTTTAGTAAAATTATGTTCACCAATTTTAGTATCACTACTCCTAACTACAGCCAATCCGTGGACTTGAGCTATGTACAAACCGATGACCAGATACGGCTTCGTAGTATTTCTCAGCTCGGTAAAGCCGTTATGCAGTTCACATACCGTGGTGTTGCTGGAGCTATGA ATACACCAAAACGTGCTGATGAACCGCTTCGAAACATTCACCGACCCAAGGGCAGACTATGGTCCCAGCTATCTACTTGTGTGTGA